The following DNA comes from Labrus mixtus chromosome 8, fLabMix1.1, whole genome shotgun sequence.
CAGGTTTACTGAATAAGTATTAATGGTCAAACAGAGTTTAGTGATCTCTTGTGAGCCTGAACAGAAGTAGATATTTGATCATGTTTAATAAGTGGATTAAGAAGTATTGTACATTAGTAATATTGAATCTTAATTTACAGTATAATGGTGAAGCATTTAGTGCTTTGAGGTTAGATGAATCATGTTCACATTCACATAGAAAgaaatctgaatgtttttgaCGTCCTCAAGCTTTTCATGGAATTATGAACAAACATTATAGAGAAAGTGATGTGTGGTGTTAGTTGTAAAGGTTATAGAAGTGGTTTGGTTTGCGCAATTGCTaagaaatgtaaatttgtcCTGAACGCTGTGCCGTCACAAGCCGTAAAACAAAAGCAGCTGTCGCAAATTcagtccagcagcagcagaggtcaCAACAAACCACTCAGGTACAGAGTTGTTTCTTTTACATCTCAATCTTTTGACgcatatctgtttttttctttcattgtgtGTTAATTAATAAGTTAATCACGTTTGGAGGTGGACACGGAGCTTCTTTAAACATCCTGGTTATCAAACCAGAGTACTGAGCTAGTTAGCTTAATGCTAGCTTATTTAACGCTGTCTGCGTCACGTTTCAGCAGTTTGTCCTCAAGttgatcattttaataaatgtttgagTGATTAAAATACCCagtgatcatttattttaagtagTCGAGATAGTTTCCCAAGCAGTGACACAGTTTAGATTCATATATCAAGCTGATACTGAAAACCAGCTCAACTCACCTCAGCTTTATTATTAATATCTTTCATTTATAAAGATGtattaaaagtattaaaatgttcaatacatGTTAGTGACCTAAAAGCCTTGAAGTAAACGCGACGTGTTTCTTCAGCTgacatttaacaacattttaaagttactttaaaactgaagctgctaacagaaacaaataaacaccacaatgtttcatttaatgaaaacaacaacaaatagtaTTCTTCAgattgtgttattgttgtttagAGTAACCATGGAGCACGTAGGTCTGTGTAATTTGGTTGTTGATCGTTATCAATATGAGGAGAAGTCATAATAAAGTCTGTGACATCAAGCAGAGGATCTGTTTAGTttagaaacaaagaaatgtcTTCAAACATCCATTACAAACATATCCATTACAAACATATTACAAACATATCCATTACAAACATATTACAAACATATTACAAACATATCCATTACAAACATATTACAAACATATCCATTACAAACATATTACAAACATATCCATTACAAACATATTACAAACATATTACAAACATATCCATTACAAACATATTACAAACATATCCATTACAAACATATTACAAACATATCCATTACAAACATATTACAAACATATCCATTACAAATCAAACCTGACAGAGACTGAAAAGATGCTCCTGAGGtaccaaaacataaaaaaacagcagaatgtCAAGAGTTTAAACTGTGATCATGTTGAAGTAGAATCTAATAAATAGCAAAGAAAGGAGCCAAAGAGTCACAAGATACATCTGTaggttttacatttattttatttatttaataaatgttaCTCGTCACAGTTAATGTTTAGAAATACAGCATGTGAAACTGTTCTTCACTTTATATCACTTAAGACTTTAAacttcagcatttttttcacatctcaGTTATTCaattttctttaactttaaagttCATCTTCTTGTAATAAGAAAGAGGCACAACATAAGGCTTGCATATATCTGTATATTTGTTCAGCATGGGAGGTGACCACGGCCACAGCAAGATGAACTTGCCTGACCTTAAGCAGTGGAAGTGGGAGGGAACACCGCTGGAGGTAACAcagcagaggctgaagtccaGAGGCCTCAAGGACCCGTGGGCGCGGTCAGTATTCACACCTACATGATGTATTGcttatatttcatttgattcattCTTACACCTGACACTGCTCtccgtctttttctctctgcagtaacGAGGCGTGGAGATACCAAGGCGGCTTCGCTCGGGCTGTGACTTTGTCCGATGTGCTGCTGAGGGGTTTCAAGTGGGGCTTTGCTGCTTTTACTGTCGCTCTGGCTGTCGAGTACGCCCTCTTCCCACCAAAGAAGGGTGGCCACTAATCCTCATCCCCAGAGCACAATGCCGTCTATTAATATTCTGTATTTTTCGTTAAATAAATTTCCTTTTGATCACCTCACATCTTCcttattcttctttttaaccCTTAAATCACACCAGGCGGTACTCTACACTGTGATTTTATGAGTTTATCTCCCTTATAAACCAAGAGTGTTGGTGCTGGGATGAATTTACAAATGCAGCACAGAGTTATTcctgcttcctcttcctgctcagTTTACGGAAGCACAGTTTGAAGCATTTTACTGTCACCAGCACAAAAACCAGCACAACGGTAGCCAGAAATGCTATCACATCCAGGCAGTGGTACTGGATCCAGTTGAGGTCGTGGGCTGCAGCTCTGAGATGTTTAGCTCCTTTGTGCCGCATCACAAATTCAGTCCAGTGCACCGAGAGGTCCATCGGGTCGATTGGTCGGTCTTTATGGAGAGCTGAGAGCTTCTTCGCGTTCTCTTTATACCTGCACAGTGACAGAGTGATGGCAAGAGTTTATGAACACgaaattattttctttgattttaagTAACCGACACCTCTTAGGCGACCGTCTTCCCCTCACCTGGTGTCATTGATGACCTCATTCAGCGCTTGGACAATGCTTTCTGTAGTGATACTAAACAGATCCACTACGACTCCCACTTCTCTGCTTGCCAACCTCCTCGCGTTGTCAGGCTGGTCCCCGGAAATCGGCATCATCACCATGGGAACAGCATGACACAGACCCTCAAAAAGGCCGTGTGAGCCGGCGTGAGTGATGAAAGCCCGCGCTCCAGGTTGAGCTAACAAAGCGAGAAGTCAGAAGTCATTCATGTGATTCGTCACCAGTCAGTATTGAGTTTTGTGCTAAACATTTCAGGATAAACGCACCTAGAAGGTCATTCTGAGGCACCCACTGCATCAACTTGACATTTTCTGGGACATTGTCAGGAACCTTCCCCCCGTACCTCCATATGACCTGTCAAAAGATTTGTGATTAATGCTCTGATTgatatttaagaaataaaatgtatatatatacattccTCTACCTTCTGTGGGATCTGTCTGAAGGCTTCAAGAAAAATGGAGGTAGTCTCTTCTGGCATATCTGAGATCATGCTGCCCAGAGTAAACACTACAAATCCATGTTCTCCTGACACCCAGGACTCCaaatcctacacacacacacacacacacacacacacacacacacacacacacacacacacacacacacacacacacacacacacacacacacacacacacacacacacacacacacacacacacacacacacacacacacacacacacacacacacacacacacagattaggGTCTGGTGACATTCATTTATTATCATTCAGTTAGACTTTCTTACTCATAAAAACAagtgagagaaacacaaaaattagtAAAAGAAATCTTCCCACTGAAAGGTTTTTCTACAAACGAATAAAAACTTACTTTAGGAAGAGGATTTCTAATGTCACAGTTCATCCCCCCAATCAGAACCATATTTGGCATGAGAGGGCGCGGAAACTCCAGTGTGAAGTCAAGCCTGTTAAAAAAATAGTAATGTCAATATGTATCCgaacattagagagagagacttatATTCTTTCAGTTTGATACATtggtggagctctgagacttattgtaacttgttgaaaagaaggATAATatgtaaaagttaaaataataatatgtgTTACATTTTAAGGTTTTGTTTGTTAAGGTTGTCGAAATGTTAATACTTTTTGAAACCATGTGTGTAAAAACATGATCAATAGTATctacagtctctctctctcgctctctctttatGTATGAGGTATTTGTTGAGTTATACCAGCGTTTTGTGTAGATTTCTTTAACTTGATATGTgcatattgttttgtatttgttttcttttgtgtgagACGTTTAACCCTTTGCTCTGTTATGTTGTGGTGTGACTAAGACTAACTATTGTAAGGGTTGcccaacagaagaaaatgttttgtaaaaaggaTGGGCATGATAACCTGAAGCTTCAACCAACAACTTTGTCCTCAGTTTAATCCTGAATGTATTTAGTTGTGATTAACTTATAACTTCTCTGTGGTGTTCTTATTAGAACTTGTTAATGTGTGCTGAGATTAACGTCTGCTCCTACTCTTGATAGATGTGTGCTGatgtgaaaaaaggaaagtaaggATGCTAAAAGATGCATGTTTAATCAATTaaaatttgagactgatttgattTTGCATGTGTATGTTCTTAAGAGACTTTTGttgattaacatttttatgtcttttatgtTTGAAGGTTTACAACCCAATAACCTGAAAGGTGTTTAAAGATGTGACAATAAATACATTGGAAAAATATCCAAAGAAAGAAGAGTTGTAAAGCGTGTCCTCTGTGATCTTCAAGCCCTGACGAGGAAGCATTGAATTATAAAAACACCCACAATGACTTGACAAACCCTTTGTACATGTTACCTGAGCAGCCAGATAGCAGATTCAGAAAGCACCTCAGCCACGCCCACCTTCTCTCCCAGGAACTGATAGGCCATGTTGTCAAACTGCCAGTACATCAATCTGCAGAGCAATGGCTCCATTAAAGCCAGCTGTAGGTCAGAGGTAACAATAAAGTGCAAATAAAACAAGGTGAGGGGTAAGAGTTTAATTTCATAGTGTAAGTTACTGATTGAATAGTGTCATGCATAATCTTTAAGTGCTTGCCAGAGTGTTGATACTTCTCTCCATGAAGTTCATTTTATCTGTGTATCCTGAGAAGAAGCGGGGCACGTATGAGGGCGGGGAGGGGCAGCCTGCAGACTTCATATCCAGGGAACACGGAATACCCCTCAGCACATTAATAAAGGGGAGACCTGAGGAGGATTGAATGCAGAAAAGTGACAAAATGTGCAGATTTATAAAAGGAAACAACAGATAATACCCAGGTGTGGCTGAACTCACCTAGTTTTCGAGCAATTAAGGCTCCTGTGGGCACCATGGGGTCTGTTATGACGGCGTCAAAATCCTGCAGAGTGAACAGGTAAAAAATAGGGTTCATGTTTAACAGTGTGCAATAATAAAACACTGTCATGTGTCCAGCATCCAAACGTTAAATCTTAATCTATCAATAATTAAAGGAGTATTGGATAATAGTAGTTGGATAAGATTCAAGatcaaaagcagcagcagttaaAATTGTCAGTTCAAGGTGTTACTAGTAGAAAAGTCAAAGCTGATAGAGAAAATAGAGGGGAGGTGTGCGGCAGGTAAGAAGAGGTGAGCTAAATCTTgtattatcatgtttatttcagcatcCTTTGCACTCCTCACCACTGCTATAGGGTCCTATGTTGGCTTGATTTCAAATATTTGGTCGTGGAGAGCTAAATTAACCAGAGTCATATGTGCAGCTATACCAATAAAACTGCTTCTGATTGTGATTTTGATTCTGACTTCAGGGTGGTCAGTGTTGAAAGAAAGGACTACCatttctcagattttttttattcttcagaaATATTTCATCATATCAAATTCCAACTGCCCTGTTAATGACTATCCTACCATAATAATGGACATAATTTCAGTTCCAGGCaagatgttgtttttcactTCCACTCACAAATCCCGATGCAAGTGAATGTTCAGTTGTGTATCGATGCATAAGAAGCTGGGATGATCTAATATCAGACATTACAagttcaaagctcctgtgagggtatttctctttgtgttgtttttggcgcCTCCTGTGCACAAAGCATTACACCTGACCTGTAtgctcattttgttttgttcaagtgTAAGTAGCGTTTTTAACAAAAAATTCTCATCCTGCTTTATATTAACAGTCAACTGTATCAAACATTGCGAATCTTTGCCATGGAAAATGTTCAAGAAGGCATGCTGTTAATCACCTGTCTGAACCCTACCCTTTGACACTGCTTCCAGTtattaataacaacaataaagacctcattcatctttttctgATTGACCATTTGGCTTCTGGAGGCCATACAGAGACATCAGCATTAAGGGAGTTGTGCACAGAGAATGAACCAGGCACCCAAAAACGCAGTTAACGGCGCAAGTATTGAATTTGAAAATACTTCACGCCTGTTTCTGGAGTCAAACCTGTGTATTTGTACTCACCTGCTGTGCCAGATGCGAGATGAGCGTATCATTTAATAGCAGGCTCTCTGCAATCGTGTGGATGAATTCTACTACTCTCTTGATTTGTGAGAAATGGGTTTTTGCCCGCTGTAGAAAGGACCCATCAGATTTTTCCATCAGGTGCTTGTTCGTCAACATGAACTGATCGATGAATTCCTGGTCGTAAGGAATAGGGAAGGTAACAGTGTCATAGTGTTTCCCTGGTCCCATTCGCATGCTGGCCTCTGGTATCACCACGGTGACCTGGTGCCCACGGCGACCCAATTCTTGGGACAGGGCCTTTACAGACAGCCAGTGACTCCCATCCATGGGTATCACTAGCAGTTTGCCCCGGAAAGGTGCAGAGGCCGGGTCACCTGCAGGGCTGGAGGTTACAGCTTCAGTCTCTCCTGTGTCTACAAGTTTGGACTTTTCTGCTACGGACTCCAGCTTCTTATCTGCAGCGCAGTTCGCCTGCATGTCCATGTTTAGcagcaggaacacaaacacagctttcCACATTGTTCACTTGTTCTGTCTAAAGCTCAGTGAAAATGCATCCAACACGGACAAGAAGGAGTGTCAgaatgaggaggaagaaataTCTGTCCTTTGAATGCTCCTGGAAACCACTCCTCTGTCTGCAGCGTTGAAATACCTTTGTGAATtaccatgagtgtgtgtgtgtgtgtgtgtgtgtgtgtgtgtgtgtgtgtgtgtgtgtgtgtgtgtgtgtgtgttcaaagtcCTCACTAAACAAGTAGGCAAGCTTGTTTAAGTGCCAGTCAGAGAAGAAGCTGGCTTTAAGTTAAATATTCGACAGACATTCACGCTGGACTTTAGGGACTAAAGTAGGGACCGTCTTTAGGGACCATCAACAAATTACTGTTTCATAGTGGCAAAATCactattttaattaaaatttttCTTAAATAACTTCCATGTGTTATGACCGACTGTCCTCAAATTAGAAGGGTAAATGATCATtaatatttaacacattttacttgtttgtttaaattgtaAACAAAAGATAAATAACTGAATAAATACTAAATTTCAGATTAATTTAATTGTTAGATTAACTTGGAATGAGACACACCACATTAACGTATGTGTTTTAACTATTTTATGTCAATATTTTGAactaataattaataattaataatagttttttttcaaTATCTTCCAAAGCCTTGTGACCTATGGTCCTAAAAATTAGCCTTAGATATTAGTTATCATTTCAAGAAATGAGACACACCTCCTATTAcctatttgattttgttttttgtaacatttattACTaacaattcaacttttttttacaatctctCCTGTCATATGACCATAATTCCCTCAAATCAATCCTGACACAGAAATATACCACACATCTCATTGATAATTAGCACAGTGCTTCTTCATTTTATCTTCCACGAAGgacatattatttttttactggatgagcaaacacattcacatttttcatCGGACGAACCAATTCCCCAATTCAGGCACAGTTATACGGGCTATAGTTTTCTTATCCTTTTTAGGTTTAATTTTATtccaatattttcttttaatcacaATTCTGAATATTTTTGGCCCTGCAGCAGTTTTTCTGAATCCACTGTTGTCACAGTGATAATCTTTTATTGTTGTCAACAATCGTCCcggtattttctttattttattttgaggaATTAATTTAGCTGTCACTCTTTTCCCAGATTTCTGTCATGGCTCTCTCACTGTGGCTCCCTCCTGATTGAGGTTCATTCCTTTCACCTGCTCTCACTtgcacaccagctctccatctcctcatcaactcagCAGTATATATACCCCGGCTCTCCATCCACTCATCGCCAGATCGTTGTATCAACTACTGCGGGAGATTATGGCTCAGGctaaattaagattttgaaagatttttgaaattaatcttttgtgcttgttttggtttttgagtctcatcctgttttttcctttgcttcaggATCATCATTCACCCACCTGCCTTCCTGCTCAGCCATCTGCCTCaacctgctctctggactcaaaactgctcagccacactcacacctctACTCTGGTCTGGTCAGCCTTCATCCCCTTCACTCTGCTAACCTCCAGAATCTTCAacccatcttcatctccatttaCCACAATAACCTCATTACCAATCAACCcctctgtttatgtgtcctACATCTGGGTCCTAAATTCACTGGTCGTAAcaatttcctttcatttttttccaactcTTTTCACACAGTCCTGTATATCTGACACTGtcattttggtttattttgttttcctcttcaaTGAACTGATGGTGGGTCATCTCATCCTTTCCCTCATTATCTACCATTCTTTTCCTTAGCATGTCTGCCAGTTTGTTGCTTTACCTCTGtccttgtctgttttttaatctttgctgATCCAGTGTCATTCAAGAagttttgttcttctttgtcatgttttcttttgtgatttGTCTGTCCTTTATTTTTGTCCTATATCTTTCTTAGGCttatttcattttcctcttcattGGGGATGGCTTACCACTGCCCATGAAACGTCAAATAGCCTGATATCTAAAAATGGTATCACTGGACTGTGAGAGAAAGCACAAATAGCCACAAGTTtagatgtattttatttaaatctacCATTCAGACTGTGACCTCATTGGCGATTTGAAAACATGAGTCAAAACTGTAAAATCCTCAAATtaatttgtgttcatgtgtatgtgGTGCGTTACTGTCAAACAAATGCCAACCGTGGGACCATGAACcatgtcatttcatttttgtttgatttgagtGAGGGGACAGTCAGACAATTCTTTGGATGCATTTGTTCGTGTATGCGAACAACAAGGAGTTCAGTACCAtgatttacaaatgttttgCCAAAACTATCATTTTTAGCTGctattcatttaaaaaggtaaaaccataaattcaagatttttatttgtcacatgctcatacagatgtacagtgaaatgtaaagattgttccgcaaggccatgcaataaacactcaaaataactattacacatatgtaggcctacattaggCCTATTAACaatttaatattaataaaaaaagataaaaccaCTAATATTAGACAAAACATGGTGTGTCTCATTTCTCCAAGTGattattaattttaaatattgatttgaggACAGTCGGCCATAAAACATGGTGGTTATTTAAGAAAAATTATTAAAACAGTGATATTGCCCTTATTAAACAGCAATTTGTTGATGGTCCCTAAAGTCGGTCCATACTTTAGTCCCTAAAGTTGGTTAGGGCGAG
Coding sequences within:
- the ndufb3 gene encoding NADH dehydrogenase [ubiquinone] 1 beta subcomplex subunit 3, producing MGGDHGHSKMNLPDLKQWKWEGTPLEVTQQRLKSRGLKDPWARNEAWRYQGGFARAVTLSDVLLRGFKWGFAAFTVALAVEYALFPPKKGGH
- the LOC132978781 gene encoding UDP-glucuronosyltransferase 1A1-like — encoded protein: MWKAVFVFLLLNMDMQANCAADKKLESVAEKSKLVDTGETEAVTSSPAGDPASAPFRGKLLVIPMDGSHWLSVKALSQELGRRGHQVTVVIPEASMRMGPGKHYDTVTFPIPYDQEFIDQFMLTNKHLMEKSDGSFLQRAKTHFSQIKRVVEFIHTIAESLLLNDTLISHLAQQDFDAVITDPMVPTGALIARKLGLPFINVLRGIPCSLDMKSAGCPSPPSYVPRFFSGYTDKMNFMERSINTLLALMEPLLCRLMYWQFDNMAYQFLGEKVGVAEVLSESAIWLLRLDFTLEFPRPLMPNMVLIGGMNCDIRNPLPKDLESWVSGEHGFVVFTLGSMISDMPEETTSIFLEAFRQIPQKVIWRYGGKVPDNVPENVKLMQWVPQNDLLAQPGARAFITHAGSHGLFEGLCHAVPMVMMPISGDQPDNARRLASREVGVVVDLFSITTESIVQALNEVINDTRYKENAKKLSALHKDRPIDPMDLSVHWTEFVMRHKGAKHLRAAAHDLNWIQYHCLDVIAFLATVVLVFVLVTVKCFKLCFRKLSRKRKQE